A region from the Variovorax sp. RKNM96 genome encodes:
- a CDS encoding ATP-dependent DNA ligase — protein MKAFAALYRELDASTSSLAKQAALQRYLRDADAADAAWAVYFLAGGKPRQLVPTKLLRLLAQEAAGLPEWLFDESYDAVGDLAETIALLLPPPTEVHDLGLAAWVEQHLLPLREAAKTAPEELADRLRAQWRQLAAEERLVYFKLITGAFRVGVSKLQVTQALAAVGGIDAKRVAQRLMGYTHIGARPRAGDYATLIAPESDAEQVQKTSGQPYPFFLAHPFNIPLDQFDAVLGPPADWIVEWKWDGIRAQLVKRAGVVWLWSRGEELVTDRFPELAALGEALPDGTVLDGEIAVWRKAETSPEGEGKVQPFAELQKRIGRKTLGAKLLRDIPVVLLAYDLLEWEGRDLRTEPQSARRVLLDELVTRMQHPSLLPSPMLTGIDWTDLARQREAARTMGVEGMMLKRRDAQYGVGRTKDVGVWWKWKIDPLSIDAVLIYAQRGHGRRASLFSDYTFAVWDGPPEQEDRKLVPFAKAYSGLTDAEMGRVDAIIRKTTVESFGPVKSVKPTLVFELGFEGIARSTRHKSGIAVRFPRMLRWREDKPVAEADTLQTLAALLPT, from the coding sequence ATGAAAGCCTTCGCCGCGCTCTACCGCGAACTCGACGCCAGCACGTCGAGCCTTGCCAAGCAGGCCGCGTTGCAGCGCTACCTGCGCGATGCCGACGCGGCCGATGCCGCATGGGCCGTCTACTTTCTCGCGGGCGGCAAGCCGCGCCAACTCGTGCCCACCAAGCTGCTGCGCCTGCTCGCGCAAGAAGCCGCGGGCTTGCCCGAGTGGCTGTTCGACGAGAGCTACGACGCCGTCGGCGATCTTGCCGAGACCATCGCACTGCTGTTGCCGCCGCCGACCGAGGTGCACGACCTCGGACTCGCAGCCTGGGTCGAGCAGCACCTGCTGCCGCTGCGCGAAGCCGCGAAGACCGCGCCCGAAGAACTGGCGGATCGCCTGCGCGCCCAGTGGCGCCAGCTCGCGGCCGAGGAGCGGCTGGTGTACTTCAAGCTCATCACGGGCGCGTTCCGCGTCGGCGTGTCGAAGCTGCAGGTCACGCAGGCGCTCGCGGCCGTGGGCGGCATCGATGCCAAGCGCGTTGCGCAGCGGCTCATGGGCTACACGCACATCGGCGCGCGGCCACGGGCCGGCGACTACGCCACGCTGATCGCGCCCGAGTCCGATGCCGAGCAGGTGCAGAAGACCAGCGGGCAGCCATACCCCTTCTTCCTCGCGCATCCCTTCAACATCCCGCTCGATCAGTTCGATGCGGTGCTGGGTCCGCCGGCCGACTGGATCGTCGAGTGGAAGTGGGACGGCATCCGCGCGCAACTCGTCAAGCGCGCGGGCGTGGTGTGGCTGTGGTCGCGCGGTGAAGAGCTGGTGACCGATCGCTTTCCCGAGCTCGCCGCGCTGGGCGAAGCGCTGCCCGACGGCACGGTGCTCGATGGCGAGATTGCCGTGTGGCGCAAGGCAGAGACTTCACCCGAGGGTGAAGGCAAGGTGCAGCCCTTCGCCGAGTTGCAGAAGCGCATCGGCCGCAAGACGCTGGGCGCCAAGCTGCTGCGCGACATTCCCGTGGTGTTGCTGGCCTACGATTTGCTCGAATGGGAAGGGCGCGACCTGCGCACAGAGCCGCAGTCGGCGCGCCGCGTGCTGCTCGACGAACTCGTCACCCGCATGCAGCACCCCTCGCTGCTGCCGAGCCCGATGCTCACCGGCATCGACTGGACCGACCTTGCGCGCCAGCGCGAAGCCGCGCGCACCATGGGCGTCGAAGGGATGATGCTCAAGCGCCGCGACGCGCAGTACGGCGTGGGCCGCACGAAGGACGTGGGCGTGTGGTGGAAGTGGAAGATCGATCCGCTCAGCATCGACGCCGTGCTCATCTACGCGCAGCGCGGCCATGGCCGCCGCGCGAGCCTCTTCAGCGACTACACCTTCGCGGTGTGGGACGGACCGCCCGAGCAGGAGGACCGCAAGCTCGTGCCGTTCGCCAAGGCGTACTCGGGGCTTACCGATGCGGAGATGGGGCGCGTGGACGCGATCATCCGCAAGACCACCGTCGAGAGCTTCGGTCCGGTGAAGAGCGTCAAGCCGACGCTGGTGTTCGAACTGGGCTTCGAAGGCATCGCGCGCAGCACGCGGCACAAGAGCGGCATCGCGGTGCGCTTTCCGCGCATGCTGCGCTGGCGCGAGGACAAGCCGGTGGCGGAAGCCGACACGCTGCAGACGCTGGCTGCGCTGCTGCCGACATGA
- a CDS encoding ligase-associated DNA damage response exonuclease: MPDKQDLVVARPEGLYCPPGDFYIDPWRPVARAVITHAHSDHARIGHAHYLAHTDSAGTLRTRLGADINLQTLAYGEAIEHHGVRLSLHPAGHVLGSAQVRLEHGVRVWVASGDYKTEPDGTCMPFEPVPCDTFITESTFGLPIYRWPTQAVLFAEIDAWWRANAEAGRASVLFCYAFGKAQRILHGVDASIGPIVVHGAVEPLNAVYRAAGVALPETVRVTDPGVDAALLKRALVLAPPSAQGTPWMKRFGNYADAFASGWMQLRGTRRRRGVDRGFVMSDHADWPGLQQAIAGTGAERVFVTHGSVQVMVRWLTESGLDAQGFKTEYGDEDDQETPSPSGGGPERGQAALDGDAASPHANLPPEGEGADT, encoded by the coding sequence ATGCCCGACAAGCAGGATCTCGTTGTCGCCCGGCCCGAGGGCCTGTATTGCCCGCCCGGCGATTTCTACATCGACCCGTGGCGGCCGGTGGCGCGCGCGGTCATCACGCACGCGCATTCGGACCATGCCCGCATCGGGCATGCGCACTACCTGGCGCACACCGACAGCGCGGGCACCTTGCGCACGCGACTCGGCGCCGACATCAACCTGCAGACCCTCGCATACGGCGAAGCCATCGAGCACCACGGCGTGCGCCTCTCGCTGCACCCGGCCGGCCATGTGCTGGGCTCGGCGCAGGTGCGGCTCGAACACGGCGTCCGCGTATGGGTCGCCTCGGGCGACTACAAGACCGAGCCCGACGGCACCTGCATGCCCTTCGAGCCCGTGCCCTGCGACACCTTCATCACCGAGTCCACCTTCGGCCTGCCGATCTACCGCTGGCCCACGCAGGCCGTGCTGTTCGCGGAGATCGATGCCTGGTGGCGCGCGAATGCGGAGGCCGGCCGCGCGTCGGTGCTGTTCTGCTATGCCTTCGGCAAGGCGCAGCGCATCCTGCATGGCGTGGATGCCTCGATCGGGCCCATCGTCGTGCACGGCGCGGTCGAGCCGCTCAACGCGGTGTACCGCGCGGCCGGCGTGGCGCTGCCGGAGACGGTGCGTGTCACCGATCCCGGCGTCGATGCGGCACTGCTGAAGCGCGCGCTGGTGCTCGCACCGCCGTCCGCGCAGGGCACGCCGTGGATGAAGCGCTTCGGCAACTACGCCGATGCCTTCGCGAGCGGCTGGATGCAACTGCGCGGCACGCGCCGCCGCCGCGGCGTGGACCGGGGCTTCGTCATGTCGGACCATGCCGACTGGCCCGGCCTGCAGCAGGCGATCGCGGGCACCGGCGCCGAACGCGTGTTCGTCACGCACGGCAGCGTGCAGGTGATGGTGCGGTGGCTCACCGAGAGCGGGCTCGATGCGCAGGGCTTCAAGACCGAGTACGGCGATGAGGACGACCAAGAGACTCCCTCCCCCTCTGGGGGAGGGCCGGAGAGGGGGCAAGCAGCGCTCGATGGGGACGCTGCCAGCCCCCATGCCAACCTTCCCCCAGAGGGGGAAGGAGCCGATACATGA
- a CDS encoding DUF3617 family protein, whose product MKIRSSVAVACMVAGAIAASSAFAIDYPARKPGLWEIQTGDATGKGAGHTVQQCIDAASDKALRDMGQGMGKDMCAKQDLRIESGKLVMDSVCKIGTTTATSHAVMTGDFSSTYRMESKSTYNPPLMGRTEGTSVMEARWVGPCKPGQKPGDMVMSNGMTMNVLDMMGARGKK is encoded by the coding sequence ATGAAGATCCGTTCCTCCGTTGCCGTGGCCTGCATGGTCGCCGGCGCCATCGCTGCCAGTTCCGCCTTCGCCATCGACTACCCGGCGCGCAAGCCCGGCCTGTGGGAAATCCAGACCGGCGATGCCACCGGCAAGGGTGCGGGGCACACCGTCCAACAGTGCATCGACGCGGCCAGCGACAAGGCGCTGCGCGACATGGGGCAGGGCATGGGCAAGGACATGTGCGCCAAGCAGGACCTGCGCATCGAGAGCGGCAAGCTGGTGATGGACTCGGTCTGCAAGATCGGCACCACCACCGCCACCTCGCACGCGGTGATGACGGGCGACTTCAGCTCTACCTACCGCATGGAGAGCAAGTCGACCTACAACCCGCCGCTGATGGGCCGCACCGAAGGCACCAGCGTCATGGAGGCCAGGTGGGTCGGGCCCTGCAAGCCCGGCCAGAAACCGGGCGACATGGTGATGTCCAACGGCATGACGATGAACGTGCTCGACATGATGGGCGCCCGCGGCAAGAAATAG